From the genome of Natronolimnobius baerhuensis:
GCATCATGTCGATCTCGGTCTCCTCGCCATCCAGTCCGATGAACGTCGCTGGCTCGGTGTTTTCGGGGTCGAAGTCGTGCTCCCAGGCCGCGAGGAAGTAGATCGCGTTCGTGAGCACGAGTCTGGTCGCGGCATCGACCGATCCCTCTGGCAGGAGGTCCTCGATTCGGTCGTTCGTCTGTGCTTCGACCCAGGCGTTGATCTCCTCGCGAGCGTCGTCTGGACTGCCCGAGAAGTCGACCAGTCGCTCGCCGGCCCCGTAATAGGCCGCGAGCAACTCGAGGAAGTCGCCGTTGAGTGCCAGTCCCTCGTCGGGCCAGACCGCGTTCGCACTCGAGAGTTCGAAGCCGAGGTCGTCCTCGCTCGCCTCGTCTGCCATCCAGTCGGGCGTCTCGACTGTCGCCCCATCTTCGTTGCGCCGCTCGAATTCGGCCTCGAGCGTGCCGAAGGCGGCGTGGAGGTCCTCACCCTCGAGTTCGTAGCGAAGGGCGTTGGCCATCTCGTCGGCTGTCTCACCGCGCGCGCCGGCGTAGGTCATCGCCAGCGCGACGGAGATGCTGTAGGGTGAGACGAAGAGATTCGACTCGGGGTCGGCTTCACGCAGGTGCTCGAGGAGGGCCAGCGAGAAGTCGATGTTGCCCCGCACTTGGGTAGCGAGTGCGGCGGTGTCGATATTCGGATCTGTGACGGGATCGACCTGCGGAAAGTCGAAGTCGGCGTCGCCGTCGAACGCGGACGATGGCTCGCCGTCGTCAGGTTGGTCCGAGTCGTCAGTGGGGGAGCCGTTACCATTCCCATCGCTCGACCCGTCGTCGCTCAGACAGCCGGCCGCCCCTGCCAGCAGGGCACCGGTCAGCGCGAGGACGGTTCGTCGGTCTGCAGTCATACCGGATAGTCCGTGAAGTGGTCATATACCGTTTCTGTAGGGTAAAATCGTTCTTTGACCGTGCGCTGCCGGGAAAACGGTCGTCAACTGACGAGCCGTGTACGAGGGATAAAGGGGCTTGCTGGTGGATGAACGGCCATGACAGACGATGCGGACGATGCAGATGCCACTGATCCCGCAGCCTACGACGATATCGCCGAATTCGTCCAGTACTTTATCGACGAACACCAGGAGTTCCTCTCGTGGATCGGCACGACAGTCGACGACGTCGACAACGGAACGATGACGCTCTCGGTGCCCTACGACGAGAAACTGACCAACACGCGACCAAACGCTGACGCAAATCAGCGCGCAGACATCCACGGCGGCATCGCCGCGACGCTCATCGACACCGCCGGCGGACTCGCCCTTCGGACGGAACTCGAGCAGCCACTCGCGGGCAGCATCGCGACGATCAATTTGAACGTCAACTACCTCCGGCCGGCGACGGGCGATCTCACGGCGACAGCAACCGTGATCCGCGCGGGCTCGAGCGTCGGCGTCAGCGAGGTCACGGTCACGAGTGAGTCACCCGACGGCGACATCCGCGAGGTTGCAACGGGACAGGGAGCGTATCGGATCTTCCGCGCCTAGCGTCCGTTCGGTGACGGTGTGTCTCCATCTGTCGATACTGCACCCGCAGTGTGCGTCACTGCCGTGACCCTCTGACGCACTCGAAATATATTATTTCTTATATAGAATCCTTCTCGAGATAGCATATAAAGGATCGGCCGAACTGGTTCTGGTGGGTTACTTCCAAATGGGAATATGAAGCGTTCCTATTAGGGTATCCTCCCAATTCGCATCTGTACCGAGCACCGAGGCGTTCGAACGGTGTGATACCAAACATATCGATCAAAGGACAATGACTGACACACACGACACTGCTGGGGGGAACTCGACACGCACCGCCGTCGAAGACGACCGCGACCCGCTATTTGCACGCATTCCGAGACGCGACTTCATGAAAGCCGGTGCGGCGGCCGGGGCGATAGGATCGCTAGCCGGGTGTACGAACTTACTTGACGAGGGTGAGACCACCGCGGCAGCGGACGTCGACGCGTCGGTCCCACCCGGCGAACTCGACGAGTACTACGCGTTCCTCTCTGGCGGCCACTCCGGCGATATCCGAGTGTACGGCGTCCCGTCGATGCGCCAGATTATGCGAATCCCCGTGTTCAACGTCGAGAGTGCACGCGGCTATGGCTTCGACGACGAAACACACGAAATGCTCCAGGAGGCAGGCGGCTACACCTGGGGAGATACGCACCACCCGCGCGTCAGCCAGACAGACAACCAGTACGACGGCGAGTGGCTCTTCGTCAACGACAAAGCGAACGGCCGGATGGCCCGCATCGACCTCGAGTACTTCGAGACGGACGCGATCATCGACCTGCCGAACCAGCAGGGAACCCACGGTGCCTGTGCGCTGATGCCCGACACCCGACTCATCTTCGGCGTCGGCGAACTACGTGTGCCGATTCCTAACGACGGGCGCGATCTCGAGGATCCGAGCGAGTACGGTTCGACGCTGTCGGCGATGTCGGCGGACCCGTTCGACCACGAGTGGGACGTTCGCGTCGACTGCAACCTCGACAACGGTGACTCCGGGAAGTACGGCGAGTGGTTCTTTACGACCAGCTACAACACCGAGGAGGCCGTCACCGAGTCGGAGATGACCGCGTCTGACACGGACTACGTGGTCGCGTTCAACATCCCGCGAATCGAGGACGCGGTCGATGCCGGCGAGTTCGAGGAAATCAACGGCGTCCCCGTCGTCGACGGCACTGAAGATAGCCCGCTGAACGACGGCGACGAGCCGCTCGTTCGATACATCGACGTGCCGACGAACCCCCACGGCGTGAGCGTCACGCCCGACGGCGAGTACGCGATTGCCTCCGGGAAACTCGATCCGACCTGTACGATCATCGAGGTCGATCAGCTCAACGAGGTCGACGACGCCAACGACGCAATCGCCGGCCGAGTCAACGTCGGCAACGGGCCGCTGCACACCGCCTACGACGGTCGCGGACACGGGTATACGACCCTCTTCGTCGACTCACAGGTCGTCAAGTGGGATATCGAGGCCGCCGTCGACGCCGAGATGGGCTCGGCTGACCCCGTCATCGAAAAGCACGACGTCCACTACAGCCCCGGCCACCTGATCGCCGCTGAATCCTACACTGGCGACCCGCAGGGCGACTGGCTGATCGTCCTCAACAAACTCTCGAAGGACCGATTCCTTCCGGTTGGGCCGGTCTTCCCCGAAAACGACCAGCTGTTCTACATCGGCGACGACGACGCCGGGATGGAACTCGTCAAGGACACGCCCGCCTACCCCGAACCGCACGACGCCTCTATCGTCCGCGCCGACCGACTCGATCCCGCGTCGGTGTACGACCCCGACGACCTCGCACTCGAGTTCATTTCGCCGGACGACGAGGACAACTTCATCGAGCGAGACGGCGACCGGGTCCACGTCGAGATGTACAACGCGCGAAACACCTTCGGACTCGAGGACATCGTGGTCCAGGAGGGCGACGAAGTGACCATCCGCTCGACGAACATCGAGCAAGAAGAGGACATCCTCCACTCCGTTGCCATCCCACAGCACAACGTCAACATCAAGCTGGCACCGCAGGAAACCCGTGAGGTGACGTTTACGGCCGACGAGCCCGGCGTCTACTGGATCTACTGTGCGTACTTCTGTAGCGCACTCCACCTCGAGATGCGCTCGCGGCTGCTGGTCGAACCGGCTGACTAACACCCGCGTTCCCACCTTGTTCCGCCATGTCACAACTCACCAAACTCGCTGAACTCCGTCGCGCGCTCCCGCTCGCAGCGGCGGCGCTGCTACTCGTCGCAATCGCGCTCCCGATGTGGCGGATCACGCTCGAGGCACCCCAGTACCCCGACGGCCTGTTCGTCGAACTGTACGCCTATCCACGCCTCGAGGGCGACGTCGCCGAAACGCAGGGACTCAACCGGTACGTCGGGTTCTACTATCCGGATCCGGTTTTCCTCGAGCCGAACTACGACGTCCATCCGAACGCAATCGAGGTGCCCGAGTGGTCCGTCGGCCCGCTCGCGTTCGTCGCCGTCGCAGCCGCTGGCGTGTTCGTTGCGCTTGCACCGACCGTCCGAAAGCTGAAGCTCGGACTGACCTGCCAACTCGCCGGTACGCTTGCCGTGTTCGTCACGATGTTCGCGGCCATCCAGTACCGGCTCTACCAGGCCGGCCATACGCTCGATCCCGACGCGCCGATGCGCGGAATCGACGGCTTCACGCCGCCGCTACTGGGCACCTACGAAATCGCGAACATCAGCGGCCTCGCCTGGTTCGGCCCCGGCGGCTACCTCACGCTCGTTGCGCTTGCGCTGCTCGTAGTCGCGTTCCTGTCTCGCGATTCGGAGGCCACCCTCGGGGACGTCCCGGCGCTCGTCCGCGAGCGACTGGATCGCCTCACGGGCGACGCACACGAAGAGCCTGTCAGCAGCACCGACCCGCCATCCTCGTCGCGGCCCGACCAGACGCCGTCGCCGACAGATTCCGAGGTGAGCCGCGATGACTGACCGCGAATCCTGGCTCCTCGTCGCCGCCGTCGCGGTCCTCCTTGTCGCACTCGGTGCAGCCGTCGTCGCGGCCGACGGCCCTGCAAGCGGTACCGCGGACGCGACTATCGAGGGCTGGACACCCGACGTGGACGACCCGCGCGACGTGACGGCACCTGACGAATCGGGCGTCGCAACGCTCGAGGACCAAGCGTACGACTCCGTACAGGCTGCCGTCGACGACGCCGAACCCGGCGATACGATCACGCTCGAGGGCCGGTTCGACGAGCACGTAACGGTCGAGACGTCGGATCTCACGCTCGAGGCGGCCGACAGCGCCG
Proteins encoded in this window:
- a CDS encoding serpin family protein — protein: MTADRRTVLALTGALLAGAAGCLSDDGSSDGNGNGSPTDDSDQPDDGEPSSAFDGDADFDFPQVDPVTDPNIDTAALATQVRGNIDFSLALLEHLREADPESNLFVSPYSISVALAMTYAGARGETADEMANALRYELEGEDLHAAFGTLEAEFERRNEDGATVETPDWMADEASEDDLGFELSSANAVWPDEGLALNGDFLELLAAYYGAGERLVDFSGSPDDAREEINAWVEAQTNDRIEDLLPEGSVDAATRLVLTNAIYFLAAWEHDFDPENTEPATFIGLDGEETEIDMMHQSTELRYAEVDDHQLVELPYANGETSMVVILPAAGEFEAFEESVSTDHLGQLLEETSRPQVDLALPKFEIESKMSLVETMQELGMERAFGSGADFSGMLEGDGGGLFIDDIVHQSFVAVDEDGTEAAAATAVIMTESAPADHVEMTVDRPFLFYIRDQPTETPLFWGRVVDGETLQDD
- a CDS encoding PaaI family thioesterase, whose product is MTDDADDADATDPAAYDDIAEFVQYFIDEHQEFLSWIGTTVDDVDNGTMTLSVPYDEKLTNTRPNADANQRADIHGGIAATLIDTAGGLALRTELEQPLAGSIATINLNVNYLRPATGDLTATATVIRAGSSVGVSEVTVTSESPDGDIREVATGQGAYRIFRA
- the nosZ gene encoding TAT-dependent nitrous-oxide reductase yields the protein MTDTHDTAGGNSTRTAVEDDRDPLFARIPRRDFMKAGAAAGAIGSLAGCTNLLDEGETTAAADVDASVPPGELDEYYAFLSGGHSGDIRVYGVPSMRQIMRIPVFNVESARGYGFDDETHEMLQEAGGYTWGDTHHPRVSQTDNQYDGEWLFVNDKANGRMARIDLEYFETDAIIDLPNQQGTHGACALMPDTRLIFGVGELRVPIPNDGRDLEDPSEYGSTLSAMSADPFDHEWDVRVDCNLDNGDSGKYGEWFFTTSYNTEEAVTESEMTASDTDYVVAFNIPRIEDAVDAGEFEEINGVPVVDGTEDSPLNDGDEPLVRYIDVPTNPHGVSVTPDGEYAIASGKLDPTCTIIEVDQLNEVDDANDAIAGRVNVGNGPLHTAYDGRGHGYTTLFVDSQVVKWDIEAAVDAEMGSADPVIEKHDVHYSPGHLIAAESYTGDPQGDWLIVLNKLSKDRFLPVGPVFPENDQLFYIGDDDAGMELVKDTPAYPEPHDASIVRADRLDPASVYDPDDLALEFISPDDEDNFIERDGDRVHVEMYNARNTFGLEDIVVQEGDEVTIRSTNIEQEEDILHSVAIPQHNVNIKLAPQETREVTFTADEPGVYWIYCAYFCSALHLEMRSRLLVEPAD